In Caballeronia sp. Lep1P3, a single genomic region encodes these proteins:
- the zwf gene encoding glucose-6-phosphate dehydrogenase, which yields MPNDAKDANDAKNSKDTAAPPAGKRPAPPCTLVIFGAGGDLTRRLLMPALYNLSADGLLDDDMPIIGVNHGERETSEWRDELTASLRKFAADKASTFHTSKLNEDAWNRIAQKLEYFAGEFAEDETFARLGKRLAELKSRNVVFYLAVSARFFAPIAEHLGRAGLLKEENGGFRRLVIEKPFGNDLASAQALNRSILAYADESQVYRIDHFLGKDTVQSILAVRFANAMFEPVWRREFIDSVQITAAETIGVEGRGSFYEQTGAFRDMLPNHLFQLLGMVAMEPPNSFDAESVRDKKAEVFDAIQPLGPNDVVFGQYETGPAGPGYRDEPGVAKDSRIETYAAARVYVENWRWAGVPFYLRTGKRLTERRTEISVQLKAVPFRLFRDTPVDALTPNVYTLRIDPAHGTTFDFNVKVPGPVMQVGAVRSTFDYGDFFAERANVGYETLLYDCMLGDPTLFQRADSIETAWAAVDRVLHPEAELPVHGYAAGSAGPEEADRLLAEDGRAWRPLTDAKNKP from the coding sequence ATGCCGAACGATGCAAAGGATGCAAACGATGCAAAGAACTCGAAGGACACAGCCGCGCCGCCGGCGGGCAAGCGCCCCGCGCCGCCCTGCACGCTTGTGATTTTCGGCGCGGGCGGCGACCTGACGCGACGGCTCCTGATGCCCGCGCTCTACAACCTGTCCGCCGACGGCCTGCTCGACGACGACATGCCGATCATCGGCGTGAACCACGGCGAGCGCGAGACATCCGAATGGCGCGATGAACTGACCGCGTCGCTGCGCAAGTTCGCCGCGGACAAGGCCAGCACGTTCCACACGTCGAAGCTGAACGAGGACGCGTGGAACCGCATCGCGCAGAAGCTCGAGTATTTCGCGGGCGAGTTCGCCGAAGACGAAACCTTCGCGAGGCTCGGAAAGCGTCTCGCCGAGCTGAAGAGCCGCAACGTCGTGTTCTATCTCGCCGTGAGCGCGCGCTTTTTCGCGCCGATCGCCGAGCATCTCGGGCGCGCGGGGCTGCTGAAGGAAGAGAATGGCGGCTTCAGGCGGCTCGTCATCGAAAAGCCGTTCGGAAACGACCTCGCATCGGCGCAGGCGCTGAACCGCAGCATCCTTGCGTATGCGGACGAATCGCAGGTGTATCGCATCGACCATTTTCTCGGCAAGGACACGGTGCAGAGCATTCTCGCGGTGCGCTTCGCGAACGCGATGTTCGAACCCGTCTGGCGGCGCGAATTCATCGATAGCGTGCAGATCACGGCGGCCGAGACCATCGGCGTGGAAGGGCGCGGCAGTTTCTACGAGCAGACCGGCGCGTTTCGCGACATGCTGCCGAACCATCTCTTCCAGTTGCTCGGCATGGTCGCGATGGAGCCGCCCAATTCGTTCGACGCCGAAAGCGTGCGCGACAAGAAAGCCGAAGTCTTCGACGCGATCCAGCCGCTCGGCCCGAACGACGTGGTGTTCGGCCAGTATGAAACCGGTCCGGCGGGCCCGGGCTACCGCGACGAGCCGGGCGTCGCGAAGGACAGCCGCATCGAAACCTATGCGGCGGCGCGCGTGTACGTGGAGAACTGGCGCTGGGCGGGCGTGCCGTTCTATCTGCGTACCGGCAAGCGCCTGACCGAGCGGCGCACCGAAATCTCGGTCCAACTGAAGGCGGTCCCGTTCCGGCTTTTTCGCGATACGCCCGTGGATGCGCTCACGCCCAACGTCTACACGCTGCGCATCGATCCTGCGCATGGCACGACCTTCGACTTCAACGTGAAGGTGCCAGGCCCGGTGATGCAGGTCGGCGCGGTGCGTTCCACGTTCGACTACGGCGACTTCTTCGCGGAGCGCGCGAACGTCGGCTACGAGACGCTGCTTTACGACTGCATGCTCGGCGACCCGACGCTCTTCCAGCGCGCGGACAGCATCGAAACGGCATGGGCGGCGGTGGATCGCGTGCTGCATCCGGAAGCCGAATTGCCGGTGCATGGCTATGCGGCGGGCAGCGCCGGCCCCGAGGAAGCGGACCGCCTGCTGGCCGAGGACGGACGCGCGTGGCGTCCGCTGACCGATGCGAAGAACAAGCCCTGA
- a CDS encoding ROK family protein, with protein MTIDKGAAKAERILAIDIGGTGLKAAMLSEDGEMKSDRVRVPTPKPAMPDALVEALIALVQPIVETPPTHISIGFPGVVRQNVVLTAPNLGNEYWRGVPLADMISARLGGMPARMINDAEMQGLAAIEGSGIELVLTLGTGAGTALFRDGELMPHLELAHHPVSNKGRTYDEYIGNAAREKAGAKRWNRRVQKIIGILDTLMNYDKLWIGGGNAAHLKFDLPPNVAVVSNEAGIEGGAKLWHPRSVRETRQLPHFNQREGALS; from the coding sequence GTGACAATCGACAAAGGCGCGGCGAAGGCCGAGCGCATTCTCGCCATCGACATCGGCGGCACGGGCCTCAAGGCCGCGATGCTGTCGGAAGACGGCGAGATGAAAAGCGACCGCGTGCGCGTGCCGACGCCCAAGCCCGCGATGCCCGACGCGCTCGTCGAGGCGCTGATCGCGCTCGTGCAGCCGATCGTCGAAACGCCGCCGACGCACATCTCCATCGGCTTTCCGGGCGTCGTGCGCCAGAACGTCGTGCTGACCGCGCCCAACCTCGGCAACGAATACTGGCGCGGCGTGCCGCTCGCGGACATGATCTCGGCGCGTCTCGGCGGGATGCCCGCGCGCATGATCAACGATGCGGAAATGCAGGGACTCGCGGCGATCGAGGGAAGCGGCATCGAACTCGTGCTGACGCTCGGCACCGGCGCGGGCACGGCGCTTTTCCGCGACGGCGAACTGATGCCGCATCTGGAGCTGGCGCACCATCCGGTATCGAACAAGGGCCGCACGTATGACGAATACATTGGCAATGCGGCGCGCGAGAAGGCGGGTGCGAAGCGCTGGAACCGGCGCGTGCAGAAAATCATCGGCATACTCGACACGCTCATGAACTACGACAAGCTGTGGATCGGCGGGGGCAATGCCGCGCATCTCAAGTTCGACTTGCCGCCGAACGTGGCGGTCGTCTCGAATGAAGCAGGAATCGAGGGCGGCGCGAAGCTGTGGCATCCGCGCTCGGTGCGCGAGACTCGTCAACTGCCTCACTTCAATCAGCGCGAAGGAGCGCTCTCATGA
- a CDS encoding HAD family hydrolase — protein sequence MNANGQFGLHSLNGDGAAAFDALANVELVVSDCDGTLLHTDKSISEPAKDAVRRLHEAGVAFTVASSRPSAGMRYIVETLAVDMPYASYNGGNLVAPRTWEVLAAHKLPRDAVQTSLEALAAAGVDAWVFVGDVWYLTNPDGAYVPRERRTVGYDGVLVQRFDDVDLDAVDKIVGSTADAPLLERVEQQLQTQLEGRANAARSQSYYLDITHLLANKGDAVRELARRRNVPLERVAVLGDMTNDIAMFDIAGVSIAMGQASEGVQRRASLVSSTNDEDGFAVGINALLSARA from the coding sequence ATGAATGCCAATGGCCAGTTTGGTTTGCACAGCCTGAACGGCGACGGCGCCGCCGCCTTCGATGCGCTCGCGAACGTGGAGCTCGTCGTCTCCGATTGCGACGGCACGCTGCTGCATACGGACAAGTCGATCAGCGAGCCCGCGAAGGACGCCGTGCGCCGCCTGCACGAAGCGGGTGTCGCGTTCACGGTCGCGAGCAGCCGGCCAAGCGCGGGCATGCGTTACATCGTCGAGACGCTCGCGGTGGACATGCCCTATGCGTCGTACAACGGCGGCAATCTCGTCGCGCCGCGCACATGGGAAGTGCTCGCCGCGCACAAGCTGCCGCGCGATGCCGTGCAGACTTCGCTGGAAGCGCTCGCGGCGGCGGGCGTGGATGCGTGGGTGTTCGTCGGCGACGTGTGGTATCTGACGAATCCGGATGGCGCCTACGTGCCGCGCGAGCGTCGCACGGTCGGGTACGACGGCGTGCTCGTGCAGCGTTTCGACGACGTGGATCTGGATGCGGTCGACAAGATCGTCGGTTCGACCGCCGATGCGCCGCTGCTCGAACGCGTCGAACAGCAGTTGCAGACGCAGCTCGAAGGGCGCGCGAACGCGGCGCGCTCGCAGAGCTACTACCTCGACATCACGCACCTGCTCGCGAACAAGGGCGACGCGGTGCGCGAACTGGCGCGGCGCAGGAACGTGCCGCTCGAGCGCGTGGCCGTGCTCGGCGACATGACCAACGATATCGCGATGTTCGACATCGCCGGCGTTTCGATCGCGATGGGACAGGCGTCGGAGGGCGTGCAGCGCCGCGCGAGCCTGGTGTCGTCGACGAACGACGAGGATGGATTTGCGGTGGGAATCAACGCGCTCTTGTCGGCGCGTGCATGA
- the infA gene encoding translation initiation factor IF-1, whose amino-acid sequence MAKEELIELDGIVDEVLPDSRYRVTLDNGVVVGAYASGRMRKNHIRILAGDRVTLELSVYDLTKGRINFRHKDERASGGAARAPMRRR is encoded by the coding sequence ATGGCGAAAGAAGAACTGATCGAACTCGACGGCATCGTTGACGAAGTGCTTCCCGACAGCCGCTATCGCGTGACGCTGGACAACGGTGTGGTCGTGGGCGCTTACGCCTCGGGCCGCATGCGCAAGAACCACATCCGCATTCTGGCCGGCGATCGCGTGACGCTGGAATTGTCGGTCTATGACCTGACCAAAGGCCGCATCAACTTCCGTCACAAGGACGAACGCGCGAGCGGCGGCGCGGCGCGTGCGCCGATGCGCCGGCGCTAA
- the corA gene encoding magnesium/cobalt transporter CorA, which translates to MLVNCAAYQNGRKLADVEIDDINAYRDLPDSFIWVALKEPGPGELAHMAHQFGLHELAIEDAQHGHQRPKIEEYGDSLFAVFHTVEFDEEGELLVGEMNVFVGRNYVISVRNRTTQGFQEVRKRCEREPQLLKHGPAFVMYALVDAVVDRYFPVLETLGADLDEVEERIFEHNGSAASREIIEDLYSLKRRMTLLQHHTAPLLEAVSKLYGGRPPGVCAGMQEYFRDVYDHLLRIVKTIEGRREMIVTAIQVNLGLIALAESEVTKRLGSFAALFAVPTMIAGIYGMNFHRIPELDWVYGYPACIGVMLIVDLMLFWRFKKAGWL; encoded by the coding sequence ATGCTGGTCAATTGCGCGGCTTACCAGAACGGCCGAAAGCTCGCGGACGTGGAAATCGACGATATCAACGCCTATCGCGATCTGCCCGACTCTTTCATTTGGGTTGCACTGAAGGAACCCGGCCCCGGCGAACTCGCGCACATGGCGCATCAGTTCGGCCTGCATGAGCTTGCCATCGAAGACGCGCAGCATGGTCATCAGCGGCCGAAGATCGAGGAATACGGCGATTCGCTTTTCGCGGTCTTTCACACGGTCGAATTCGACGAAGAAGGCGAACTGCTGGTCGGCGAGATGAACGTGTTCGTCGGCCGCAACTACGTGATCTCCGTTCGCAACCGCACGACGCAAGGGTTTCAGGAAGTGCGCAAGCGCTGCGAGCGCGAACCGCAGTTGCTCAAGCACGGTCCGGCCTTCGTGATGTACGCGCTCGTCGATGCCGTCGTCGATCGTTATTTTCCCGTGCTCGAAACGCTCGGCGCGGACCTCGATGAAGTCGAAGAGCGCATCTTCGAGCACAACGGCTCGGCGGCGTCGCGGGAGATCATCGAGGATCTGTATTCGCTCAAGCGCCGCATGACGCTTTTGCAGCATCACACCGCCCCGCTGCTCGAGGCGGTGAGCAAGCTCTACGGCGGCCGGCCGCCCGGCGTCTGCGCGGGCATGCAGGAATATTTCCGCGACGTCTACGATCATCTGCTGCGCATCGTGAAGACGATCGAAGGACGGCGGGAAATGATCGTCACCGCCATCCAGGTGAATCTCGGTCTCATCGCGCTTGCGGAAAGCGAAGTGACCAAGCGCCTCGGGTCGTTCGCCGCGCTCTTCGCCGTGCCGACGATGATCGCCGGCATCTACGGCATGAATTTCCACCGCATCCCGGAACTGGACTGGGTGTATGGGTATCCCGCGTGCATCGGCGTGATGCTGATCGTCGATCTCATGCTCTTCTGGCGCTTCAAGAAGGCTGGTTGGTTATAA
- a CDS encoding polymer-forming cytoskeletal protein → MFSSKKDSQGVKPAKLSTLISQSVHISGDLEFSEGLRMDGQVTGNVTGRPGDESLLVVSDQGAIHGNVSAYDVIINGRVIGDVMVAHFVELQANAHVVGNIYYQKLRMDVGATVEGKLTKLESMQSNVVGLPAPEPVPQLDYTAN, encoded by the coding sequence ATGTTTTCATCGAAGAAAGACTCGCAAGGCGTCAAGCCGGCCAAGCTCTCCACCCTCATCTCGCAAAGCGTCCACATTTCGGGCGATCTCGAATTCAGCGAAGGACTGCGCATGGACGGCCAGGTGACGGGCAACGTCACGGGACGCCCCGGCGACGAATCGCTGCTCGTCGTGAGCGACCAGGGCGCGATCCACGGCAACGTGAGCGCGTACGACGTCATCATCAACGGGCGCGTGATCGGCGACGTGATGGTCGCGCACTTCGTCGAACTGCAAGCCAACGCGCATGTGGTCGGCAATATCTATTATCAGAAGCTGCGCATGGATGTCGGCGCGACCGTCGAGGGCAAGCTGACCAAGCTCGAATCGATGCAGTCGAACGTCGTCGGCCTGCCCGCGCCCGAGCCGGTCCCGCAACTCGACTACACGGCGAACTGA
- a CDS encoding M23 family metallopeptidase produces MSSQRIRFVEARTARTIAVIALIALLIAALALGMAIGTTFGRSDLGEEQALASRRSYEIDQLGRIDADLAALTPRVAALSAQVGELRDFDNRLKGVSGATSAQGVHDVPPLPDGEESATSLDGAGGPELPPRLCDTARTHQGAPTQRLKSVSRSIECLSDTVSQLQTQTIAHYTAYMSFPGRDPAPGSRFGSPYGNRVDPFTGHVSFHPGLDLVAPTGTPILASAGGRVVQAGERNGYGNAVDIRHANGTVTRYGHASRLLVTEGQYVMPGDEIAEVGSTGRSTGPHLHFEVITGGAQVNPKPYLMLFRQKPNAQS; encoded by the coding sequence ATGTCGAGCCAGCGCATCCGCTTCGTCGAGGCGCGCACGGCGCGCACCATCGCCGTCATCGCACTGATCGCGCTCCTGATCGCGGCGCTCGCGCTCGGCATGGCCATCGGAACGACGTTCGGGCGCAGCGATCTCGGGGAAGAACAGGCGCTCGCGTCCCGCCGTTCATATGAGATCGACCAGCTCGGGCGCATCGACGCCGATCTCGCCGCGCTTACGCCCCGCGTCGCGGCGCTGTCGGCGCAGGTCGGCGAACTGCGCGACTTCGACAACCGGCTGAAGGGCGTTTCGGGCGCGACCAGCGCGCAAGGCGTCCACGATGTCCCGCCGCTGCCGGACGGCGAGGAATCGGCCACCTCGCTCGATGGCGCAGGCGGCCCCGAACTGCCGCCGCGCCTGTGCGATACCGCACGCACGCATCAAGGCGCACCGACGCAGCGCCTCAAGAGCGTTTCCAGGTCGATCGAATGCCTGAGCGATACGGTCTCGCAACTGCAGACGCAGACGATCGCGCATTACACCGCTTATATGTCGTTTCCCGGCCGCGATCCCGCGCCCGGTTCGCGCTTCGGCTCGCCTTACGGCAACCGCGTCGATCCTTTCACCGGCCACGTGAGCTTCCATCCGGGACTGGATCTCGTCGCGCCGACCGGCACGCCGATTCTCGCGAGCGCGGGCGGCCGCGTCGTTCAGGCGGGCGAGCGCAACGGCTACGGCAACGCCGTGGACATCCGTCATGCGAACGGCACGGTCACGCGCTACGGACACGCCTCGCGCCTCCTCGTGACCGAAGGCCAGTACGTGATGCCGGGCGACGAGATCGCGGAAGTCGGCTCGACGGGCCGCTCCACCGGGCCGCATCTGCACTTCGAGGTGATTACCGGCGGCGCGCAGGTCAATCCCAAGCCCTATCTCATGCTCTTCAGGCAGAAGCCCAATGCGCAAAGCTGA
- a CDS encoding LysR family transcriptional regulator, with protein sequence MQKDTHKRTPFDAAKLNWDDLRYFLEVARTQRASGAAKRLGVDYTTVARRVRALEDALGTLLFDKSRSGGFVLTAEGQRLLAFVDAMETTVQSATEQIANTGHALSGHVRVGSTEGFGCFFLAPQLARFQDAHPNISIDLLPVPHFVSLSKREADIAVTLERPEHGQYVYTKLCDYRLKLYATPGYLDAHAPIRTKDDLRGQRFASYIDDLAFSHELLYLERAVPGAVSHWRSTSAIAQYHAALQGRALAILPCFMASPDARLVPVLPDEIVVTRAFYLSCREDLRRLKRITVVWDHLRAAAECNHAFLMGDAADMRWVDVRAPDGQR encoded by the coding sequence ATGCAAAAAGACACGCACAAACGCACCCCGTTCGACGCGGCAAAGCTCAACTGGGACGACCTGCGCTATTTCCTCGAAGTGGCGCGCACGCAGCGCGCGAGTGGCGCGGCGAAGCGTCTCGGCGTCGATTACACGACCGTCGCGCGGCGCGTGCGCGCGCTCGAAGACGCGCTCGGCACGCTGCTCTTCGACAAGTCGCGCAGCGGCGGCTTCGTCCTGACCGCCGAGGGCCAGCGCCTGCTCGCTTTCGTCGATGCAATGGAAACGACGGTGCAATCCGCGACCGAGCAGATCGCGAACACGGGACACGCGCTGTCGGGACACGTCCGCGTCGGCTCGACCGAAGGCTTCGGCTGCTTCTTTCTCGCGCCGCAACTCGCGCGATTTCAGGACGCGCATCCGAACATCTCCATCGATTTGCTGCCGGTGCCGCACTTCGTGAGCCTGTCCAAGCGCGAGGCGGACATCGCGGTGACGCTCGAGCGGCCCGAACACGGCCAGTACGTCTACACGAAGCTCTGCGATTACCGCCTGAAGCTCTACGCGACGCCCGGCTATCTCGACGCGCACGCTCCGATCCGCACGAAGGACGATCTGCGCGGCCAGCGCTTTGCGAGCTATATCGACGATCTCGCGTTCAGTCACGAACTGCTGTATCTGGAACGCGCGGTGCCGGGCGCGGTGTCGCACTGGCGCAGCACGAGCGCGATCGCGCAGTATCACGCGGCGCTGCAAGGCCGCGCGCTCGCGATTCTGCCGTGCTTCATGGCGTCGCCCGACGCGCGGCTCGTGCCGGTGCTGCCCGATGAAATCGTGGTCACGCGCGCGTTCTACCTTTCCTGCCGCGAAGACCTGCGGCGCCTGAAGCGCATCACCGTCGTCTGGGACCATCTGCGCGCGGCGGCGGAATGCAACCACGCGTTTCTGATGGGCGACGCCGCCGACATGCGCTGGGTCGATGTCCGCGCTCCCGACGGCCAACGCTGA
- a CDS encoding CoA-acylating methylmalonate-semialdehyde dehydrogenase produces the protein MNIAHEHPARDARADASVRTAKLLIDGEFVDSTSGEWRDIVNPATQEVVGRVPFATMDEVNAAVAAAQRAFVTWRTTPLGTRMRLMLRYQDLIRQNMKRIAQTLTAEQGKTLADAEGDIFRGLEVVEHACSIGTLQQGEFAENVAGGVDTYTLRQPIGVCAGITPFNFPAMIPLWMFPMAIVCGNTFVLKPSEQDPLSTMELVELAVEAGVPRGVLNVVHGGKDVVDALCTHADIKAISFVGSTAVGTHVYTLGSQHGKRVQSMMGAKNHAVVLPDANKEQTLNALAGAGFGAAGQRCMATSAVVLVGAAREWLPDLVERARGLKVSAGTEPGADLGPVVSRAAKERILGLIGQGVDEGATLALDGRDIAVSGYENGNFIGPTIFSDVTTDMTIYKTEIFGPVLCVLEAATLDEAIALVNRNPMGNGVGLFTQSGAAARKFQSEIDIGQVGINIPIPVPVPSFSFTGSRGSKLGDLGPYGKQVVQFYTQTKTVTSRWFDDATVNDGVNTTIALR, from the coding sequence GTGAACATCGCTCATGAACATCCGGCGCGGGACGCTCGCGCGGACGCGTCCGTGCGCACGGCCAAACTGCTGATCGACGGCGAATTCGTCGATTCGACGAGCGGCGAATGGCGCGACATCGTCAATCCGGCGACGCAGGAAGTCGTCGGCCGCGTGCCGTTCGCGACAATGGACGAAGTGAACGCCGCCGTCGCCGCCGCGCAAAGAGCGTTCGTGACGTGGCGCACGACACCGCTCGGCACGCGCATGCGGCTCATGCTGCGCTATCAGGACCTGATCCGGCAGAACATGAAGCGCATCGCGCAGACGCTGACGGCCGAACAAGGCAAAACGCTTGCGGATGCCGAGGGCGACATCTTCCGCGGCCTCGAAGTCGTGGAGCACGCGTGCTCCATCGGCACGCTGCAACAGGGTGAGTTCGCGGAGAACGTCGCGGGCGGCGTCGATACCTACACGCTGCGCCAGCCGATCGGCGTCTGCGCGGGCATCACGCCGTTCAACTTCCCCGCGATGATCCCGCTCTGGATGTTCCCGATGGCGATCGTCTGCGGCAACACGTTCGTGCTGAAGCCGTCCGAGCAGGACCCGCTTTCGACGATGGAACTCGTCGAACTGGCGGTCGAAGCGGGCGTGCCGCGCGGCGTGCTCAACGTCGTGCACGGCGGCAAGGACGTGGTCGATGCCCTCTGCACGCATGCCGACATCAAGGCGATTTCGTTCGTCGGCTCGACCGCCGTCGGCACGCACGTCTATACGCTTGGCAGTCAGCACGGCAAGCGCGTGCAATCGATGATGGGCGCGAAGAATCATGCCGTCGTGCTGCCCGACGCGAACAAGGAGCAGACGCTCAACGCGCTCGCGGGCGCGGGCTTCGGCGCGGCGGGACAGCGCTGCATGGCGACTTCCGCCGTGGTGCTTGTGGGCGCAGCGCGGGAATGGCTGCCCGATCTGGTCGAGCGGGCGCGCGGGCTGAAGGTGAGCGCCGGGACGGAGCCGGGCGCGGACCTGGGACCGGTCGTCTCGCGCGCGGCGAAGGAGCGCATTCTCGGGCTGATCGGACAGGGCGTGGACGAGGGCGCGACGCTCGCGCTCGACGGGCGGGACATCGCCGTGAGCGGTTACGAGAACGGCAACTTCATCGGCCCGACGATTTTCTCGGACGTCACCACCGACATGACCATCTACAAGACGGAGATTTTCGGGCCGGTTCTGTGCGTGCTGGAAGCGGCGACGCTCGACGAAGCCATCGCGCTCGTGAACCGCAATCCGATGGGCAACGGCGTCGGGCTCTTCACGCAAAGCGGCGCGGCGGCGCGCAAGTTCCAGAGCGAGATCGATATCGGTCAGGTGGGCATCAACATTCCGATTCCAGTGCCGGTGCCGTCGTTCAGCTTCACCGGCTCGCGCGGCTCGAAGCTCGGCGACCTCGGGCCGTATGGCAAGCAGGTCGTGCAGTTCTACACGCAGACGAAGACCGTCACCTCGCGCTGGTTCGACGACGCCACCGTGAACGACGGCGTCAACACGACCATCGCGCTTCGCTAG
- the mmsB gene encoding 3-hydroxyisobutyrate dehydrogenase, translating into MQIGFIGLGHMGGPMAANLLKAGHAVTAFDLSAPALDAAKAAGATLAASPRAAAQGADVVITMLPAAQHVKAVYLNDDGVLAGVRAGVPLVDSSTIDPATAKLIGEAAAKHGNPFADAPVSGGVVGAQAGTLTFMVGADEALFETLRPVLSGMGKNMVRCGETGTGQIAKICNNLLLAVSMIGVAEAMKLGETLGIDPTKLARILNTSTGRCWSSETCNPYPGIVETAPASRGYSGGFGADLMLKDLGLAVDAARGAKQPVFMGALAQQLYQSMSQQGLGGLDFSGIIKLYGKE; encoded by the coding sequence ATGCAAATCGGTTTCATCGGACTGGGTCACATGGGTGGCCCGATGGCGGCGAATCTGCTCAAAGCCGGCCACGCGGTCACGGCGTTCGACCTTTCGGCGCCCGCGCTCGATGCCGCGAAAGCCGCGGGCGCGACGCTCGCCGCTTCGCCGCGCGCGGCAGCCCAGGGCGCCGATGTCGTCATCACGATGCTGCCCGCCGCGCAGCACGTCAAAGCGGTCTATCTGAACGACGACGGCGTGCTTGCCGGCGTGCGCGCGGGCGTGCCGCTCGTCGATAGCAGCACGATCGACCCGGCCACCGCGAAGCTCATCGGCGAGGCGGCCGCGAAGCATGGCAATCCGTTCGCGGATGCGCCCGTGTCGGGCGGCGTCGTTGGCGCGCAGGCCGGCACGCTCACGTTCATGGTCGGCGCCGACGAAGCGTTGTTCGAAACGCTGCGCCCGGTACTCTCGGGCATGGGCAAGAATATGGTGCGATGCGGCGAAACGGGCACCGGACAGATCGCGAAGATCTGCAATAACCTGCTGCTCGCCGTGTCGATGATCGGCGTGGCGGAAGCGATGAAGCTCGGCGAAACGCTCGGCATCGATCCGACGAAGCTCGCGAGGATTCTCAACACGTCGACGGGGCGCTGCTGGAGTTCGGAAACCTGCAATCCGTATCCGGGCATCGTGGAAACCGCGCCGGCGTCGCGCGGATATAGCGGCGGATTCGGCGCGGACCTCATGCTCAAGGACCTCGGCCTCGCCGTCGATGCTGCGCGTGGTGCAAAACAGCCGGTTTTCATGGGCGCGCTCGCGCAGCAGTTGTATCAATCGATGAGCCAGCAAGGTCTAGGTGGACTGGATTTTTCAGGCATTATCAAGCTGTACGGCAAGGAATGA